One Prodigiosinella aquatilis DNA window includes the following coding sequences:
- a CDS encoding tripartite tricarboxylate transporter TctB family protein codes for MMRKWNLLIGLCSIGLGGLMLFLSRNMAMFDASGVPGERFWPYGLAWLFIVLGLFQWIAVIKDRHQVDIAVDLSSVYVRRPLILGAMAVVFGVLLNYAGFLVSALLFIPGVMLFMNERRPWFIVLSTLCIVVVIYCAFTYLFNSPLPTSVFSES; via the coding sequence ATGATGCGTAAGTGGAACCTGTTAATTGGCTTGTGTTCGATAGGATTGGGCGGACTGATGCTGTTCTTGTCGCGCAACATGGCCATGTTTGATGCATCCGGTGTGCCGGGGGAACGGTTTTGGCCTTATGGCCTGGCGTGGTTGTTTATTGTGCTTGGCCTATTCCAGTGGATTGCGGTGATTAAGGATCGCCATCAGGTGGATATTGCCGTTGATCTGTCGTCAGTTTATGTCCGGCGTCCCTTGATTTTGGGGGCGATGGCAGTGGTGTTTGGTGTGTTATTAAATTACGCGGGATTTCTGGTTTCGGCGTTGCTGTTTATTCCCGGTGTCATGTTGTTTATGAATGAACGTCGTCCCTGGTTTATCGTGCTGTCGACACTGTGCATTGTGGTGGTGATCTATTGCGCCTTTACCTACCTGTTTAACTCCCCACTGCCGACCTCGGTTTTCAGTGAGTCCTGA
- a CDS encoding exo-alpha-sialidase, producing the protein MTLTQVKQQLLLPAEHHYFGSCHASTVVSLPGNRLRVAYFAGEKEGSGDTAIWLSCGEQGNWQQPLSIAAEPGLAHWNPVLHHQDGQLWLFYKVGADVHHWQTRMTVSDDDGVSWSSPRPLVAGDCTPRGPVKNKVLVMSNGEWLAPGSVEDDRYWDAFVDISGDGGQQWQSVAIPLTHQTPAENHQDALWQGLKQDALWENNLTRVFQWDGVIQPSAWESALGRIHVLMRSTRGRLYRSDSADYGRNWCDAYATALPNNNSGIDMVSLGHNQLVLVYNPVTGNWSRRYPLTVAYSADNGDTWENLIDLEQEPGEFSYPAIIADGDSLHVTYTWNRKNIVYQQIVFGL; encoded by the coding sequence ATGACACTGACGCAGGTAAAACAACAATTACTGTTGCCCGCTGAACACCACTATTTTGGCAGTTGCCATGCCTCGACGGTGGTTTCCCTGCCGGGCAACCGTCTGCGGGTGGCGTATTTTGCCGGAGAGAAGGAAGGCAGCGGCGATACCGCTATCTGGTTGTCATGTGGTGAGCAGGGAAACTGGCAGCAACCGCTGTCGATCGCAGCAGAACCGGGATTGGCGCACTGGAACCCGGTATTGCACCATCAGGATGGTCAGTTATGGCTGTTTTATAAAGTCGGTGCGGATGTCCACCACTGGCAGACACGGATGACGGTATCGGATGATGATGGCGTCAGTTGGTCATCTCCCCGGCCACTGGTGGCAGGGGACTGCACACCACGCGGTCCGGTCAAGAATAAAGTGCTGGTGATGTCCAACGGTGAGTGGCTGGCCCCCGGCTCGGTGGAGGACGATCGCTACTGGGACGCGTTTGTCGATATCAGCGGTGATGGTGGACAACAGTGGCAATCCGTCGCAATACCGCTGACGCATCAAACCCCGGCGGAGAACCATCAGGATGCGCTCTGGCAGGGGCTGAAACAGGATGCCTTGTGGGAAAACAATCTGACGCGGGTATTCCAGTGGGACGGGGTGATTCAGCCCTCAGCCTGGGAATCCGCGCTGGGACGAATCCATGTTCTGATGCGTAGTACCCGTGGTCGTCTGTATCGCAGTGATTCCGCTGATTATGGGCGTAACTGGTGCGACGCTTATGCTACCGCGCTGCCCAATAACAACAGCGGTATTGATATGGTCTCGCTCGGCCATAATCAGCTGGTGCTGGTGTATAACCCCGTCACTGGTAACTGGAGCCGGCGTTATCCGCTTACGGTCGCTTATTCCGCCGATAATGGCGACACCTGGGAGAACCTGATCGACCTGGAACAGGAACCTGGCGAGTTTTCCTACCCGGCTATCATCGCCGATGGTGACTCGCTGCATGTGACCTATACCTGGAATCGGAAAAATATCGTTTATCAGCAGATCGTGTTCGGTCTGTGA
- the ibpB gene encoding small heat shock chaperone IbpB: MRSYDLSPLLRQLIGFDQLASSMGDAVEFPPYNIEKYSENHYRITLALAGFQQQELDIEVEGQHLIVKGTPTPPEKKVEYLHQGLVFKPFSLSFTLAEHLHVSEAQFTNGLLHIDLVRNVPEALQPQRIAIGRSHPALTETVTNTEE; this comes from the coding sequence ATGCGTAGTTATGATTTATCGCCGCTGCTGCGTCAGTTGATAGGTTTTGATCAGTTGGCCAGCTCAATGGGGGATGCCGTAGAGTTCCCACCTTATAACATTGAAAAGTACAGTGAAAACCACTATCGAATCACGTTGGCATTAGCCGGTTTCCAGCAACAAGAGCTGGATATCGAAGTGGAAGGGCAACATCTGATTGTCAAAGGTACACCGACACCACCAGAGAAAAAAGTGGAGTATCTGCATCAAGGGCTGGTATTTAAACCTTTTTCTCTGAGCTTTACGCTGGCGGAACATTTACATGTGTCCGAAGCCCAGTTTACTAACGGGTTGCTGCATATCGACCTGGTTCGAAACGTGCCGGAGGCATTGCAGCCGCAGCGGATTGCTATCGGCAGGTCGCACCCTGCGCTAACTGAGACGGTGACGAACACCGAAGAATAA
- a CDS encoding signal transduction protein — MLKLNLPESPARLSAEAGEVLLVTNADLREPANVTCWPTQQQFENKLQMVLEQLGYRMKRAHPVNADRGHGFISSQQEGSAVFAAIDPDAPVIVLLTAWQYSHHLAPSLVHHRGPVLLLANFDGTWPGLVGMLCMAGCLTSLERAYSRMWSETFEDDDFRQDLSTWLRDGAVSHKTGYLHPVAPSHPVLATDAGQIGRQVGEYILRHKAIIGLFDTFCMGMINGMFPQQAMVNTGMPIESLSQSALLVEMAKVPMSLRESCLQWYEQQGMQFEFGTDGSRQLTREQVLEQCAMMIAMARFVKRFGLTAVGVQYQQGLKDSCAASDFAEGAIGNAERFPLPDEQGEIIRPDMAIPCINEVDMGSAIPQVMLWRLLHGLGLPAETTLHDIRWGSDYQGTFYWDLEISGAVPFAHLKGGIAGATGYRQPPMFFPYGGSTITGQSKAGRFIWARAHYEGTQVIMHIGTGTAVELPPAEFERRRRATNYEWPLLNAVLDGVSRDDLMAGHQSNHLTVAYVDEAQLGDVLKAFVAQALTQNIRVFMAGDAHTLLAE; from the coding sequence ATGTTGAAACTCAATTTACCCGAATCCCCCGCCAGACTGAGTGCCGAGGCCGGAGAAGTGTTATTGGTCACCAATGCGGATTTGCGTGAACCCGCTAATGTGACGTGCTGGCCTACCCAACAGCAGTTTGAGAACAAATTACAGATGGTTCTGGAGCAACTGGGCTATCGCATGAAGCGGGCTCATCCCGTGAATGCTGACCGTGGACATGGCTTTATCAGCAGTCAGCAGGAAGGTAGTGCGGTTTTTGCCGCTATCGATCCGGATGCACCGGTCATCGTGTTGCTGACCGCCTGGCAATACTCTCATCATCTGGCGCCATCGTTAGTGCATCACCGCGGCCCGGTGCTATTGCTGGCCAATTTTGATGGCACCTGGCCGGGGTTGGTAGGCATGTTGTGTATGGCAGGCTGTCTTACTAGTCTGGAACGAGCCTATTCTCGGATGTGGTCTGAAACCTTTGAAGATGATGATTTCCGCCAGGATCTATCCACCTGGCTACGGGATGGTGCGGTTAGCCATAAAACCGGCTATCTCCACCCGGTTGCGCCTTCACACCCGGTATTGGCTACCGACGCGGGCCAGATCGGGCGTCAGGTCGGGGAGTACATTTTGCGCCACAAGGCGATTATCGGTCTGTTTGATACCTTCTGCATGGGCATGATTAACGGCATGTTCCCACAACAGGCGATGGTGAACACCGGTATGCCGATTGAATCTCTGTCACAGTCCGCCTTGCTGGTGGAAATGGCGAAAGTGCCGATGTCGCTGCGTGAGAGCTGCCTGCAATGGTATGAACAACAGGGTATGCAGTTTGAATTTGGCACAGACGGTAGTCGGCAGTTGACGCGTGAGCAGGTACTGGAACAGTGCGCGATGATGATTGCCATGGCGCGTTTTGTGAAGCGTTTTGGGTTGACCGCAGTGGGTGTGCAGTATCAGCAGGGTCTGAAAGACAGTTGTGCTGCCTCTGATTTTGCCGAAGGCGCGATTGGTAACGCGGAGCGTTTCCCGTTGCCGGATGAGCAAGGCGAGATTATCCGTCCAGATATGGCGATACCCTGCATCAACGAAGTGGATATGGGCAGTGCGATTCCACAGGTAATGCTATGGCGACTGTTGCATGGTCTGGGCTTACCGGCGGAAACCACGCTGCACGATATTCGCTGGGGCAGTGATTATCAGGGCACATTCTATTGGGATCTGGAAATCTCTGGTGCGGTGCCGTTCGCCCATCTGAAAGGGGGCATCGCCGGGGCGACCGGTTATCGTCAGCCGCCGATGTTCTTCCCATATGGCGGTTCCACCATCACCGGTCAGAGCAAGGCCGGGCGCTTTATCTGGGCGCGCGCCCACTATGAAGGAACGCAGGTCATCATGCATATTGGTACCGGTACCGCAGTGGAATTGCCGCCTGCCGAGTTCGAACGCCGTCGCCGTGCCACCAACTATGAATGGCCATTGTTGAATGCGGTGTTGGATGGTGTCAGCCGGGATGATCTGATGGCGGGCCACCAGAGTAACCATCTAACGGTGGCGTATGTCGACGAGGCACAACTGGGCGATGTCCTGAAAGCATTTGTGGCGCAGGCGCTGACACAGAATATCCGGGTCTTTATGGCGGGCGATGCCCATACGCTTTTGGCGGAGTGA
- a CDS encoding tripartite tricarboxylate transporter substrate binding protein, translating into MKKYWCVLLAAAMPLLAAQAVAKQMLTYPTRNIEVIIPKNPGGGTDTSARTLLEYAKDRLPKGIIFVPVNKPAGNGVTGLIEVAKAKPDGYKLVMTTVELAMFPYQHKSPVTYKDFTPLVTTIADPVAIVVKADSSYKTMKDFIQAAKQHPGKLMVGNSGMGAIYDLATVNIENNTHTKFNHIPYNEGTGPSIAALVGGHLDAVLTTPGAVKSQVDAGILRVLAVMDDKRFALFPDVPTIKEALNLNFNVKMRAWAVLATTAKLPPKIESQLVKTFTEVVNEPAYKEALRKQGIMPVTIVGQDAADMMKEDDAMYKQLIAETMKK; encoded by the coding sequence ATGAAAAAATATTGGTGTGTGCTTCTGGCCGCAGCGATGCCACTGCTGGCCGCACAGGCTGTTGCCAAGCAAATGTTAACCTATCCGACGAGAAACATTGAAGTCATTATCCCCAAAAATCCTGGTGGCGGTACTGATACCTCCGCCCGGACACTGCTTGAGTATGCCAAAGATCGGCTGCCGAAAGGCATTATTTTTGTCCCGGTCAACAAGCCAGCTGGCAATGGAGTTACTGGGCTGATTGAAGTTGCGAAAGCCAAACCGGATGGTTACAAACTGGTCATGACCACAGTTGAGCTGGCGATGTTCCCTTATCAACACAAATCCCCCGTCACCTATAAAGATTTCACGCCATTGGTGACCACTATCGCCGACCCGGTGGCTATCGTGGTGAAAGCGGATTCCAGTTACAAAACAATGAAAGATTTTATCCAGGCGGCAAAACAGCATCCGGGAAAACTCATGGTGGGTAACTCGGGTATGGGGGCGATTTATGATCTGGCCACCGTGAATATTGAAAATAATACGCACACCAAATTCAACCATATTCCTTATAACGAAGGTACCGGCCCATCTATTGCCGCATTGGTCGGGGGTCATCTTGACGCGGTGCTGACCACGCCGGGGGCGGTTAAATCACAAGTTGATGCCGGTATTTTGCGCGTGCTGGCGGTAATGGACGACAAACGTTTCGCGTTGTTCCCCGATGTTCCCACCATCAAGGAGGCGCTGAATCTGAACTTTAACGTGAAGATGCGTGCCTGGGCAGTGTTGGCCACCACGGCGAAACTGCCGCCGAAAATCGAAAGCCAACTGGTGAAAACCTTTACTGAAGTGGTTAATGAACCGGCTTATAAGGAAGCGTTGAGAAAACAAGGAATTATGCCGGTGACCATCGTGGGTCAGGATGCAGCCGACATGATGAAAGAGGATGATGCCATGTATAAGCAACTGATCGCTGAAACAATGAAAAAATAA
- a CDS encoding dihydrodipicolinate synthase family protein, giving the protein MQYDSDQQHNEQKYTGVWPVMLTPFDERGEIDYDSLGRLVEWYLAAGVHGLFAACQSSEMFFLSDKETRELVRFIVELVDGRVPVVASGHTACGISQQVEQLNGMAETGIDGLILISNRLALSGESDQVALNQLQLLTAQLPTYVDLGIYECPYPYKRLLSDDTVAWCAHSGRYTFIKDTCCDLPTIKRRLQLAQGTRLHLANANSQTLLPSLQAGCQAYSGVMANFHPQLYVWLYEHWREQPLLAQQLSDYLSTAALVEFLDYPACAKHYQQQCGNFSTHICRVRSSAAYGESFFPDAISSMLRLGQPFTTQLNP; this is encoded by the coding sequence ATGCAGTACGACAGCGATCAACAACATAACGAGCAAAAATACACCGGCGTGTGGCCGGTAATGCTGACGCCATTCGATGAACGTGGCGAGATTGACTATGACTCGTTGGGTCGTCTGGTGGAGTGGTATCTGGCGGCCGGGGTACATGGTCTGTTTGCTGCCTGTCAGTCGAGCGAAATGTTCTTTCTGAGCGATAAGGAAACCCGTGAGCTGGTGCGTTTTATCGTTGAGCTGGTGGACGGACGTGTACCGGTGGTGGCATCCGGTCATACTGCCTGCGGCATTAGCCAACAAGTTGAGCAGCTTAATGGTATGGCGGAAACCGGCATAGACGGCCTGATCCTGATCAGTAACCGGTTGGCGTTGTCGGGAGAGTCTGATCAGGTCGCGCTCAATCAGTTGCAGTTATTGACAGCACAGTTGCCTACCTACGTGGATCTGGGGATTTACGAATGTCCTTATCCTTACAAACGCCTGCTGTCTGATGACACGGTGGCGTGGTGCGCGCACAGCGGGCGTTACACCTTTATCAAGGATACGTGTTGCGACCTGCCGACCATCAAACGGCGCTTACAACTGGCGCAAGGCACCCGGTTGCATTTGGCCAATGCTAACAGCCAGACGCTGTTGCCATCGTTGCAAGCCGGATGTCAGGCTTACAGCGGTGTGATGGCTAATTTCCATCCACAGTTGTACGTCTGGCTTTATGAGCACTGGCGTGAACAGCCGTTGCTGGCGCAACAACTGTCGGACTATCTTTCCACTGCCGCATTGGTGGAGTTTCTCGATTATCCGGCCTGTGCCAAGCACTACCAGCAGCAATGTGGTAACTTCTCGACCCACATTTGCCGGGTGCGTAGCAGCGCGGCGTATGGCGAGAGCTTTTTTCCGGACGCCATCAGCAGCATGCTGCGACTGGGCCAGCCGTTTACGACGCAACTCAATCCTTAA
- a CDS encoding putative transporter gives MSDIALTVSMLALVAVLGLWIGNWRIYGVGLGIGGVLFGGIIVGHFAQSYHFRLNGDMLHVIQEFGLILFVYTIGIQVGPGFFSSLRVSGLRLNGFAILTVLLGGMVAIAIYTLFGVPLPIILGIFSGAVTNTPSLGAGQQILTDLGSSNVLINQMGMGYAMAYPLGICGILLVMWLLRLLFRVVVDREAKQFESHSGQNHEQLHTMNIEVMNPNLQGLAIQDVPILNSNAIVCSRLKRENALMVPAPSSILQLGDYLHLVGAQVDLDQARLVIGHEVDTSLSTRGTDLSVERVAVTNERVLGQKIRDLNLKKNYDVVISRLNRAGVELVAANNSSLHFGDILTLVGRKTAIDAVADIVGNAQQKLQQVQMLPVFIGIGLGVLLGSVPLFIPGFPVALRLGLAGGPLVVALILGRIGSIGKLYWFMPPSANLALRELGIVLFLSVVGLKAGSNFFATLVYGDGLRWVAYGAVITVIPLLVVGILARLLTKMNYLTLCGMLAGSMTDPPALAFANGLHETSGAPALAYATVYPIAMFLRIMSPQILAVLFWSM, from the coding sequence ATGAGTGATATTGCGCTTACCGTGAGTATGCTGGCGTTGGTGGCAGTGCTGGGGTTATGGATTGGCAACTGGCGAATCTATGGAGTAGGTCTGGGGATCGGTGGTGTCTTGTTTGGCGGTATTATTGTCGGTCACTTTGCTCAAAGTTATCACTTCAGACTGAATGGGGACATGCTGCATGTTATTCAGGAATTTGGTCTCATCCTGTTTGTGTATACCATCGGCATTCAGGTAGGGCCGGGATTTTTCTCTTCACTGCGGGTATCGGGCCTGCGTTTGAATGGTTTTGCCATCCTGACCGTGTTACTGGGGGGTATGGTGGCTATTGCCATTTACACGTTATTTGGTGTGCCGCTGCCGATCATTCTGGGGATTTTTTCTGGAGCGGTAACGAATACCCCCTCGCTGGGTGCTGGGCAGCAGATCTTGACTGATCTGGGTTCCAGCAATGTGCTCATCAATCAGATGGGTATGGGATACGCCATGGCTTATCCGCTTGGTATCTGTGGGATTCTGCTGGTGATGTGGTTGCTGCGCTTGCTGTTTCGTGTCGTTGTGGATAGAGAAGCAAAGCAGTTTGAAAGCCACAGTGGGCAGAACCACGAGCAATTGCACACTATGAACATTGAGGTGATGAACCCTAATCTGCAAGGATTGGCGATTCAGGATGTCCCGATTCTGAACAGCAATGCGATTGTCTGTTCGCGTCTGAAACGGGAGAACGCATTGATGGTGCCTGCACCTTCCTCCATCCTGCAATTGGGGGATTATTTGCATTTGGTGGGCGCGCAAGTCGATCTGGATCAAGCCCGTTTAGTGATTGGCCACGAAGTGGATACCTCTTTATCAACCCGTGGTACGGATTTGAGTGTTGAACGGGTTGCTGTTACCAACGAGCGGGTTCTGGGGCAGAAAATCCGTGATCTGAATTTGAAAAAAAATTACGACGTAGTGATTTCCCGCCTGAATCGTGCCGGGGTGGAATTGGTGGCCGCCAACAATTCATCGTTGCATTTCGGCGATATTTTGACGTTGGTGGGGCGGAAAACGGCCATTGATGCGGTAGCGGATATTGTCGGTAATGCACAGCAAAAATTACAACAGGTGCAGATGTTGCCGGTATTTATCGGTATTGGCCTTGGCGTGTTGTTGGGGTCGGTGCCGCTGTTTATTCCCGGTTTCCCGGTTGCGTTACGGCTGGGGCTGGCGGGAGGACCGCTGGTGGTGGCGTTGATTCTGGGGCGAATTGGCAGTATCGGCAAGTTGTATTGGTTCATGCCGCCAAGCGCCAATCTGGCACTGCGGGAATTGGGTATTGTGCTGTTTCTTTCCGTGGTGGGACTGAAGGCAGGATCGAATTTTTTTGCAACGTTGGTGTATGGCGATGGATTACGGTGGGTTGCTTATGGTGCCGTGATTACCGTTATCCCGTTGTTGGTGGTGGGTATTCTGGCCCGTTTGTTGACGAAGATGAATTACCTGACGCTGTGTGGCATGTTGGCAGGGTCGATGACCGATCCGCCCGCACTGGCGTTTGCCAATGGGTTACATGAAACCAGTGGTGCGCCGGCGCTAGCCTATGCCACCGTTTATCCGATTGCCATGTTTTTGCGTATTATGTCACCGCAAATATTAGCGGTATTGTTTTGGTCGATGTAA
- a CDS encoding LacI family DNA-binding transcriptional regulator yields the protein MAKTVEQIANALSLSITTVRLVLNGKAEQYRISEKTQQRITDYVTEHGYTVNHVARSLKLNKTDTLGLIVPRLSNLFFSTLAEKLEMRCHEVGYQLMISCSYSDPDHENALVDSLLQRNVDGLFVVPSSVQAMQHHVRTVKRPLVLLDRDFGAENIPLVISDNLQGGIVLTQAMLADDASTPLFFMAGDIHQPAIHDRLRGYQQSIRDYGLTPCVIEAGHNRREDGILMMQQFFQQHDVPPQAFIASSLPVLEGILSVIRERYGYIPAGINIGTFDEHAMLGFLSNKIWSMRQNEDAWVEHAFKAMQQALNREPQPVRAVIPMTLIHRQQAEHQ from the coding sequence ATGGCAAAAACGGTTGAGCAGATTGCCAACGCGTTAAGCTTGTCAATTACCACGGTGCGTCTGGTATTGAACGGTAAAGCTGAGCAGTACCGTATCAGTGAAAAAACCCAACAGCGTATTACCGATTATGTGACTGAACACGGTTATACCGTGAATCATGTCGCCCGCAGCCTGAAGTTGAATAAGACTGATACGCTTGGGCTGATAGTCCCTCGCCTGTCTAACCTTTTCTTCTCGACATTGGCAGAAAAGCTGGAAATGCGCTGTCATGAAGTAGGCTATCAACTGATGATCAGCTGCTCTTACAGTGATCCTGACCATGAAAATGCGCTGGTGGATTCACTGTTGCAGCGTAATGTGGACGGGTTGTTTGTTGTCCCGTCGTCAGTGCAAGCGATGCAACATCATGTCCGGACGGTCAAACGGCCACTGGTGTTGCTGGATCGTGATTTTGGCGCAGAAAATATTCCGTTGGTGATCAGTGATAACTTGCAGGGCGGCATTGTCCTTACACAAGCCATGCTGGCGGATGATGCCTCCACACCGCTGTTTTTTATGGCGGGTGATATTCATCAGCCAGCGATCCACGACCGTCTGCGAGGCTACCAGCAGTCGATACGTGATTACGGCCTGACGCCGTGTGTGATAGAAGCCGGCCATAACCGCCGGGAAGACGGTATCCTGATGATGCAGCAATTTTTCCAGCAGCATGACGTCCCACCCCAGGCATTCATTGCCTCTTCGCTGCCAGTACTGGAAGGGATCCTCAGTGTTATCCGCGAACGTTATGGCTATATTCCGGCTGGGATTAATATTGGCACCTTCGATGAACATGCCATGCTGGGATTTTTATCCAATAAGATTTGGTCTATGCGCCAGAATGAGGATGCCTGGGTGGAACATGCCTTCAAGGCTATGCAACAGGCATTGAATCGGGAACCACAACCGGTCAGGGCGGTGATCCCCATGACGTTGATTCATCGTCAGCAGGCGGAACATCAGTGA
- the ibpA gene encoding small heat shock chaperone IbpA — MRNPDFSPLYRSAIGFDRLFNLLEAGQSQSNGGYPPYNVELVDENQYRIAIAVAGFAEHELEITAHDNMLIVKGAHSGEPTPRNYLYQGIAERNFERKFQLAEHIQITAANLENGLLYIDLQRVVPEALKPRRIEIK; from the coding sequence ATGCGTAACCCTGATTTTTCTCCGCTGTATCGTTCCGCCATTGGTTTTGATCGCCTGTTCAATCTGCTGGAAGCCGGCCAGAGCCAGAGTAATGGTGGTTACCCTCCGTATAATGTCGAATTGGTTGATGAGAACCAATATCGCATCGCCATTGCGGTTGCCGGTTTTGCCGAGCATGAGCTGGAGATCACTGCCCACGACAACATGCTAATTGTCAAAGGGGCACACAGTGGTGAACCCACACCCCGCAACTATCTGTATCAAGGGATTGCCGAACGAAATTTTGAACGTAAATTCCAGTTGGCTGAACATATTCAGATCACTGCTGCCAATCTGGAAAATGGGCTGCTGTATATCGACCTGCAACGCGTCGTGCCGGAAGCCTTGAAACCACGTCGTATCGAAATTAAATAA
- a CDS encoding YceK/YidQ family lipoprotein, translating into MTILKSALFSFTLSGSALIVSSGCSSVMTHTGGEQGYYSGTKASVAMLEDKKTNWVMKPLAAIDLPFSAALDTLLLPYDYYHVGDKSKSSLRQRIADHEQQNQLVSSTTPTMAATRH; encoded by the coding sequence ATGACCATATTGAAAAGTGCCTTATTTTCATTCACGTTGTCAGGAAGCGCGTTAATTGTTTCCAGCGGTTGTTCTAGTGTGATGACACATACTGGCGGGGAGCAAGGTTACTATTCCGGAACCAAAGCCAGTGTGGCAATGCTGGAGGATAAGAAAACCAACTGGGTGATGAAACCACTTGCCGCCATCGATCTCCCCTTCTCGGCAGCATTGGATACGTTACTGTTACCATATGACTATTATCACGTTGGCGATAAATCCAAATCATCACTGCGCCAGCGGATCGCCGATCACGAACAGCAGAATCAGCTCGTCAGTTCAACAACACCAACGATGGCAGCGACTCGTCACTGA
- a CDS encoding tripartite tricarboxylate transporter permease: MMNELLSAFATVLSFNTLIIIFLGTLAGIVIGIIPGLTVNMGIALLLPLTYSFQGVNGILLLLGVYCGAVYGGSITAILISTPGTPASAATVLDGYPMAKRGEAGRALGLSTMGSLFGGVFSTIALILIAPMLATVATGFSAPEYFALSVFGISIITSVSSQSIVKGLMGGGLGLAIATIGLDPMTSGMRFTFDSVYLMGGISFIPVLVGLFAFSQGLLGFEEELRSRHANNVQKAVAKITRILPSWVDFKRCLPTWIRSSVIGTGIGTIPGVGGDIASWISYNEAKRWSKTPEEFGHGSPEGVSAPEAGANSVAGGSMVPLMTLGIPGDGATAIIMGAFLVQGLALGPQLFTDHPIVVDTIFIGLMVANLCMGLLGFLGMRLFVKVMDIPRTCMVPSILLLCTVGAYTVNHSMVDVFLMMGAGLVAYVLIKLNFSMSPIVIGMILGPLAETNLRRSLMMSQGNPMVFLTRPVCAVFIIIALLTLLLPIISPMIKRYRSKKKLSCENAG, from the coding sequence ATGATGAACGAGCTTCTTTCAGCGTTTGCCACGGTATTGAGTTTTAACACCCTGATCATCATTTTCCTTGGCACATTGGCCGGTATTGTGATCGGTATTATTCCTGGTCTCACCGTGAATATGGGGATTGCCCTGTTATTGCCGCTCACCTACTCTTTTCAGGGTGTCAACGGGATATTGCTGCTATTGGGTGTGTATTGCGGCGCGGTATATGGTGGGTCGATCACCGCTATTTTAATCAGTACCCCCGGCACACCGGCATCGGCCGCCACGGTATTGGATGGTTATCCAATGGCGAAACGCGGTGAGGCGGGCAGAGCATTGGGGTTGTCGACCATGGGTTCGCTGTTTGGCGGGGTGTTCAGCACTATCGCCCTGATCCTGATTGCGCCGATGCTGGCGACGGTTGCCACTGGATTTTCAGCCCCCGAGTATTTCGCGTTGTCAGTGTTCGGGATCAGTATTATTACCAGTGTGTCCTCTCAGTCGATTGTTAAAGGGTTAATGGGTGGCGGGTTAGGGCTGGCCATTGCCACCATTGGTCTTGACCCGATGACCAGCGGCATGCGTTTTACCTTTGACTCGGTTTACCTGATGGGGGGGATCTCGTTTATCCCGGTATTAGTGGGGTTGTTTGCCTTCTCGCAGGGATTACTGGGTTTCGAAGAGGAACTGCGTTCCCGCCATGCAAACAATGTTCAAAAAGCAGTAGCGAAGATCACGCGTATTTTGCCGAGTTGGGTGGATTTCAAACGCTGTCTGCCAACCTGGATACGTTCATCCGTTATTGGCACTGGTATCGGCACTATTCCCGGTGTTGGGGGCGATATTGCTTCCTGGATCTCATACAACGAGGCCAAGCGGTGGTCAAAAACACCGGAAGAATTTGGTCATGGTTCACCGGAAGGCGTCTCTGCGCCGGAAGCCGGCGCCAACTCGGTGGCGGGTGGCAGTATGGTTCCGCTAATGACGCTGGGTATTCCCGGTGATGGCGCGACTGCTATCATTATGGGGGCTTTTCTGGTTCAGGGATTGGCGCTGGGACCACAGCTTTTTACTGATCATCCGATAGTAGTGGATACCATTTTTATCGGACTGATGGTGGCGAACCTTTGCATGGGGCTATTGGGTTTCCTCGGCATGAGGCTATTCGTGAAGGTAATGGACATTCCCCGTACCTGTATGGTGCCTTCGATTCTGCTGCTCTGTACCGTTGGTGCTTATACCGTCAATCACAGCATGGTGGATGTGTTTTTGATGATGGGGGCCGGGTTGGTAGCCTACGTCCTGATAAAACTCAATTTTTCGATGTCACCAATAGTGATAGGTATGATCCTGGGGCCGTTGGCGGAAACTAACTTGCGTCGTTCTTTAATGATGTCTCAGGGCAACCCGATGGTTTTCCTGACTCGTCCTGTGTGTGCGGTGTTTATCATCATCGCGCTGCTAACCCTACTGTTGCCGATTATTTCACCGATGATTAAGCGTTATCGCAGCAAAAAAAAACTGAGCTGTGAAAACGCAGGATAA